Genomic DNA from Paenibacillus donghaensis:
GCTCTATGTATTTATCGGTGTGCCGCTGCGGCTGACGTTCGCCCTGTTTGTGGCCATGATCCTAAATACGAAATCGCGTATGGTAGGGACCTACCGTACTATCTATTACCTGCCATCCATCATCGGCGGCAGTGTAGCCGTCTCGATTATGTGGCGCAATATTTTCAGCGACACTGGTATTATCAATGGATTGATGGGCTTCTTCGGTCTGGGTCCGGTCAGTTGGTTCGGCAATCCAAGCGCGGCGCTGGTCATGCTGATCTCCTTGTCCGTCTGGCAATTCGGTTCCTCCATGCTGATCTTCCTGGCCGGACTGAAGAATATTCCTAGCGAAATGTACGAGGCAGCCAATGTAGACGGCGCGGGTTTCTTCCGCAAGTTCTTCAAGATTACAATGCCGCTCTTAAGCTCGGTCGTACTGTTCAATCTGGTTATGCAGACAATCAGCGCATTTATGACCTTCGTACCTGCCTATATTATCTCCAAGGGCGAAGGCGGCCCGATGGATGGTACCTTGCTCTATTCCCTGTACCTGTTCCGTCAAGCCTT
This window encodes:
- a CDS encoding carbohydrate ABC transporter permease yields the protein MPANAPVYKTKKPLKQRLRSNLTGYAFISPFIIGFLCFTLVPMIISLYLSFTKYNLFSPPQWVGLDNYIKMFTNDPKYLQSLKVTLLYVFIGVPLRLTFALFVAMILNTKSRMVGTYRTIYYLPSIIGGSVAVSIMWRNIFSDTGIINGLMGFFGLGPVSWFGNPSAALVMLISLSVWQFGSSMLIFLAGLKNIPSEMYEAANVDGAGFFRKFFKITMPLLSSVVLFNLVMQTISAFMTFVPAYIISKGEGGPMDGTLLYSLYLFRQAFMFNNMGYASAMAWVMMLMIGIMTAILFKTSKSWVFYESGGGK